One Conger conger chromosome 7, fConCon1.1, whole genome shotgun sequence genomic window, ccttgtgttgtcttaagggtcaaaaatgaacCGCCACTGTGTTTAAccgcagagaaaaccccctaaatgatcttttttcaacttctGCAACttcatgacaaagtttgtgatgagtgaccgGTTGTTTtaaatagatttgaaaaatagaaattaaattaagctgtattttaggggtttagtgaaggtgggtcattttttaccattaggacaaggggagtatacagaatgttaagactacacgaGGGTTAAACTGCTCTTAAATAGCACATTAGATTCAATCAGCTTTTGTTTTTAACTTTGACTCATAGCTAACCGCAAATCTGCATTTTCTTCTTCATAAACATAGTTTGGCATATTCAGCAATAACTAAAAATAACTTGCTAAATGAGTTCAAAGGAAATGCAGGCagtgcagctttttttcatgAAGTCTAAGGACACATGTTGATTGAGTCCAGAACTAAGGCTGGACATGACACAGATTTGTTAACTTCTCAACTTTGTCAGCTTGTGGTTGCTGTATACAAACACATATTACGTGATTTATTTCTCAATTATTGTTTCCAGAGAAAGATTAAATATAAAGAGTCACTGTTAAGTTTCTATAATGATAGCAAGGAAGTAACCATTTGAAATTAAGATTCAGTAGATATcatagcaataataatattgtcagtgatttatttgatttaattctgGTCAGTAAGAGCTCTCGGATATTATGTGAGAAGGCTGAATCTTTCTtcagaaaataacttttttcagaTGACAGTACATCCCAAGTTCCTgcacactgtaaatatttaaaattttaatattGATTGGAGAATTAATATTTCAAAGTGGGACTATTTCAGCAACGAGAAGGCACATTTCATCTGTTATAGATCATCTCTGCCATGGAAGGTAAAGATGAaattgaaactgtaaaaatattCTACTCCTACTCCACCTccctctattctctctctccacctccccctattctctatccttctcttcctatcctctctccctctctacctccccctATTATCtatccctctctacctcccactattctctcttcctctcttcctcctattctctctccctctctccctctctccctctctacctccccttattctctatccctctccatCACCCcctattctctctccctctcttcccctattctctctctctacctcctccaTTCTCTATCCTTCTCCCcctattctctctccctctcctcctcctcttattctctctccctctccagcttCAGAGGAAGAGGCACATTGGGAATGACATTGTGGCAGCGGTTTTCCAGGAAGAGCCAACACCATTTGTGCCGGACATGATTGCCTCCAACTTCCTCCATGCTTACATCCTGGTCCAGGTGGAAAACCCCTGTACAGAGCACACTACCTACAAGGTATTCAGTCCTGTCATCAAGCGCTGTAGTTCCTGTTCCTCTAGTCCTGGCTTGACGTAGTGCTGGCTTTTCGCTACACTTTAAGTAAATGACAAGTCTAGATGAGCTGAATAGCCTCATAGCTATTATACATATCTGATTTCAGAGTTTTAACGGAAGAcacagaagcagccattgttaTAGCCATTGAGTTTTGACAGAGAAAGTATGGACTCCTTTGGTTTTCAGCCTAGACTCCCGAACAGCCTGCATTGTTGTCTTAAGATCATAATAGCCCTCTTATCAGCCCTCGTCCTACACCACGCACGCCATGTAGAGAATCGCTGTTGTCCTCTTTCCACCGACAGGTGTCTGTTACCGCCCGGGAGGACGTGCCAACCTTCGGCCCGCCACTCCCGAACCCGGCTGTCTTCAAAAAGGTGAGGGGTACAGATCCCGCCGCCAGATTGATGTCACCTTCTGCGCCCGCGACCTCGCTGTGTTCGGGTGAGCTGTCAGAATGAGTGGTGCCCTTGTGCTAATGGAAATTCTGCTGACCTCCCAGGGCCCCGAGTTCCGGGAGTTCTTACTGACTAAGCTGATAAACGCGGAGAACGCCTGCTACAAGTCGGACAGATTTGCCAAGCTGGAGGTGAGAGGAAACCAATGTCTAGTGAGTGAATAGTGTACGAACATGTGAATGTGTAAGGGCGTATGTGTACTCTATGCATCAGGTTTTGTGCTCGTCTTTCTGTTAGATGGCCCTACCCTATGgatttgtttcctttttgttCATAAACAATTTCAGTTGTTGCTGCAATTTAACAAATGTGCCCtcgtgtatatgtgtttgtatgcctgtgtgtgtgtggttatgtgcttccatgtttgtgtgtgcctgtgtgctccaTGTTTACATACGTGTGTTTGCTTgcatatgtgtgcgcatgtctgtgtgtttgcatacgtgtctgtgtatatgtgtatgtatgcgttcCCAAACATGcacgtttgtgtgcatgtgtgcgtgcgcatgtgtatgcacttgtgttcgtgcgtgtgtgtgtgtgtgtgtgtgcatgcatgtgtatgtgtgtgtgcacgtgtgtgtgtacgtgcgtgcgtgcatgtgtgtgcacgtgtgtgtgtacctgcgtgcgtgcatgtgtatgtgcgtgcgtgtgtgtgcatgcatgggtgtgtgcgtgcctctgtgtgtgtgtgcatgcatgtgtgcgtgcctgtgtgtgtgtgtgtgtatatgcctgcgtgtgtgtgtacgtgcgtgcgtgcatgtgtatgtgcgtgcgtgtgtgtgtgtgcatgcatgtgtgcgtgcctgtgtgtgtgtgtatatgcctgtgtgtgtgccttaggGACGGACGCGGGCTGCCCTTCTGGATAACCTTCATGACGAGGTGCACAGACAGACGCAGGCCATGATGGGGCTGGGTCTGGGCTCAGACGAGGAGAAGCTGGAGAACGGCAGTCACGGGGGACTGCTCGAGTCCTTCAAGGTGAAAAGCCTCTCCGTCGGGCTCTGCCTGTTTGTGCTCATACCCATAATGCAATCCATTATTGTGTCATATTTCTGCTGATGTGGATCTGATATCATTGCTCTCCTTATGTGTCCCCGTGAATTAAACTGTACTGCAGGCAACAAAACTACCTCATCAATAAAAAGGGTGCATTCCACCATTACTGTCTCTTCCACGTGACATCACTGCCTCCCAGGCTCATTCACCAGCATACATTTGTTATCTATGACGTTTCTATGCCTTCATCACCGATTTATTCAATATAatccttttttcatttccattgtaTATTGCTTTATGCTAAGTGTTGTCATTAAGCTGTTTGTCTTTGTTTCCCTCTATTTTGCTCAGTGTTTcttccccttttctccctcccctagattctccatccctcccttctGATGAAACATAAACATGAACACTTGTCACATTGTTTATTCAGCTTCCTctttttatctgcatttatCAGTCAGATACAGAGTTAGTATGCTATATTAGTGATAACTGCAATAGTAGCAGGTATGAGTAAAGATATcacaaaatgtatatgtatcTCAACAAACTACCAActaaatccaaatccaaacttCAAATATCAAAATGAACTAGGAAATACTGGTGCTAAAATGTATTCCAATTGAAAGTAGTATTTTGTACTTTATGAATTCTGAAATTACACTTGCACTGTAGCACAGAAAGAGGCAGAAACACAATGCGTGTCTTGCAACAACTCTACTGTGGCCGACCAATGGTGCCGACTCATGGTTGGCCTCTGCAATCCCATACACACATGTGATTGGTTTCTTTAATAAACCAATCACATAGACACACGACACATTTCCTCATACCTATCCAATCACAGGCACACATCACTAATGGAGTGCCTTCTTAAATGAACAGTCAGACATCCCCAGGGCTGGTCATGGCCTGCACTGCTTCTGCATGTTTTGCTAGCTACTGCGCTGCTCACCTCCACCAGCCCAGGTACCAGCTTCTGTTTGGATCTGCTTCTAGATACTAGGGGGGCGGTTCTGGTATTCTTCCTCTAAAGTAGGGGAGATGTATTTTGCTCCTTTTTGATACATATTGCATTACatattggcatttggaagacgctcttatctagagtgacatacagttgattagactaagcaggagataatcctcccctggagcaatgcagggttgagggccttgctcaagggcccaacggctgtgcagatcttattgtggctacactgggatgagaaccaccgaccttgcgtgtcccagtcatttatcttagccactacgctacaggcccccctGATAGGGTAGTACATGATGGAATGGGCACTGTAGCACCTGAAGTAGATCTGATCATTGCCAAACCTAAAATATGTTTACTTACATATTCATTACAATATGTAATCCATATATGTGAGTTGATTGAACTGTTAAAATCCAGGTGAATTCTGCAGTTTTTCCATCTCCTTGTATGTAAACTAAGATAGCTCATTTAACTAGTTCTGTTTAACTCCAGATACCATTTAGCCAGGCcacataataatttaaaatattgatCTGTTTGTTACAATTTGACTGTTGGCATGTGTATGAAAGTGAGTATTTTGTCATTCAAAGTGTTTTTAAGCAATGTGTCACCCTACATATAAATATAGCATATATTCCATGGTGGCCATGTTTTTTGAGGCAGAAGAAATGTTTTCCCAAATAACATCAAATCAATTCTTTGCATAGATACACATTTGCTAGAGAAAATAAACAAGGCAACAGGGGGAGTCAGAAGCAGTTCAAGAAAAAACATGATGGATGGACTGTAATGACCCCCCCAGGGATGGCCTTTTAGCCCAAAGAATAGCCCTCAGATCTCAGTCTAATATTCTATAAAAAGTGGTACCAGGGATAGAGGGAAGGAATGTTTCTCATTTGCTTTTTGGAAAGTCTGAAGGCTTTGTGCATATACAAATCCTTCAAGGTATGTATAGCCTTGCTGGGCACAAACAAAGGAACCTTTTGGGAACCATCAACAGATGACAATTGGAAGGGAGAGTAACCTTGTGAAAGGCAGCAGAAATGCCCATTTGGTAAAtgcactgcatttatatagcacctgtCATTCACTTGCACTTCACCAATggcgaaaggctgccatgcaaggcaccaatcagcttgtcaggagaaattgggggttaCAtggcttgctcagggatactttgacacacacacgcagggtgGGGGGTCGAACCAACAACGCTCCTTCTGCCAGACAGCTGTTCTTAACTCCTGAGCTAACGTCCCCCCCGTTTCCTGGAAATGACAATATGTTAGCATATTTTTATCAGGCCAGATTTGACCTTTCATCtagttttccgcaccattcccAGATACTTCTGGTCTAGAGATGGCTAGCTGGCAAGATATTGGCAGCCACAGCTCACTATTAACTGTATTAACTACAGCTACCGCCTTTGCAAAGTTAGTGACTTGATGCCACATCAATTTGTTGGCTACAAAAGTGCACGTTCAACTCAGTTACAGTACTTATGTTGGATTGCTCAGTGCCATCTTGAAAGGTTGGTATAGTCCATCACTCTGGGGAAGTAACAGATGTGGGGCAGGGGGAGGCAAGGACAGGCAGGGGTGAATTGACAAGACTGTACTACCATGCACCACCTGCTTAGCAAATCCATTTATTGTGTCCTCATTTTGTATTTAGTATATTGGTCAAAGGATGAGTATCAAATAACCAGTATACGTGGCAATTGTTTTCAATATATAGATACAAAATATggcaaaaagaacagaaataattgaaatgcaatactaaatacatgtatttgaaataattgCCATCCCtaagtagtagcagtagtagcattCATTATAAGCAGGAACAGGAGTAGAATTAGAATGCACTGTTGTGTGATATATTCATTAATGTATAATGAATGTACCTCCATTTGCATACTTGCAAAAGGTTAAGCCTTCGCGCAtcccaaatatattttgttgaGGGGGTGAATAAGGTGAAACCGTCATGCAGTTGAAGAAAAAAACCTCCAGCCCTTTAAAGCTCGATCTCTGTATGAGTCAAACAAAAGTGATGCTTGTTTCAGGTTAGTGAGGTGTGTTAATGCTGTTCTTTTGTTCTACCGCACCCACCATTAGCATAGTCGTTTACCTCTTTCCTCCCCTGtgtcctcctgctctctctatcGCAGCGGGCAATGCGGGTGCGCAGTCACTCCATGGAGACCATGGTGGGGTCACATCGCCACCGGAGCCCaggagggggggcgggcggggtgcCGGCCAGCctgagtgggggggtggtgacTCAGACCAGCGCGGAGTGCACCAAGAGCACCTACACTGTGAGAGAGGGCCGGGGCAGGGGGAAACCACGTTCACATTGACGTCGTAGGaaatatattagtatatttGCCAATATAGTGTGTTGTGAAGAGTtgcaatatattaataatacaatacCTTGATAAGGAGGGAAATAGAGAAAACAAACAGTAGCTGATGTGATCAGAGAAAACAACAATCATTTATTCATAATATCTGATTAATATTATCATCTGTGAATATTAATGCCATCTCAATAGTCAGGTGTCAGCACAACTGCAGCGACTGTAGTCAAACTGATAGCAGCTGTTTGCATTGAAGGCTACAATCAGTTCTGACCCTAATGACTTTGACAACAAAAAGCACCAGCTAaagcaccctctctctctctctctctctctctctctctctctctcagcctccagCACTGTCTGCTAAGTCACCCCTGAAGAGCCCAGTGAAGCGAAGATCAGGACTTTTTCCTCGACTGCATTCCAGCACAGatagccagacagacagacattcaCGCAGGTCTGGTACCTCAACAGTGCACACAAATCACTGTTCACTTATGTATGGAGATACCTGttactgacacacaaacacacatgcatgcgtacacagctacacactcacacacatttctgTAACTGCCACATAAAAATATCATTGTGTTGCTTTGCTTCTATTTCTTTAGTGAGCAAAGGATTTCAGACAGCAGTCATCtgtcacaggaagtgaggtcagagCCCTCGTCAAACCCTAGCTCCCCAGAGATCTGCCCAAACAAGGAAAGGTGAGAGTGTCTGAGCTGGCCAAAATAACGttaaacttttttaaaaatttgtgGAAAGTTGTCAAGATATTGTGTTCAATATATAATTTACATGCATACAAAAATTGTCTTCAGAATATACCAGAAAAGCGTCAAAACGTTTTCAGAGAGCTTGTGCTCCCGCCCTCCTATTGAAAATGCCCGGGGGGGACACTGATGCATCTCTTTTCACTCTACCATCTCCAGGCCGTTCATCAAGCTGAAAGACTGCAGCAGTCGAGCCAACATCTCCCGCTCGTCCTCCAGCACCAGCAGCTTCAGCAGTGCCACTGGCGAGGGGGAGGCCCTGGAGGAGATGGACACTGTGAGCACCACGGTGAGTCGCCCTGGGGCACGGATAACAAGACAGGGAGCTCCTTACCGGTGTTACAACAGAGAGGAACGCCGCCATGTTCGTTGGTAGCATCCACTGGAACAACAGTGACACTGGCTGGGGGATTCTCCTTATATCCAAATGGAGCCCAGGAGAATTGTCGGAATGTATCCAATCGAATTCCCTGTGGGAATTTTTCTCATTGGTTGTTGCCAACATCGGCTGTGATTGGTGCAAGTCTTCTCTGTTGTACACCTAAGGTGACATCACAGCTGCTTTatccttattttattattcctggGAGGAGGCCAGGGACCCAGGCTTAGCCGGATATGAGCTATTCCTGCAGTAGGGACAGCAATGTAACCTGCAACGGGGGTCAAGGAAAGAAATATCAAAATGATCTGTtgaatactgtatattactcaTTTAAATAATCAATCTGTTAATGTATCTCTtcaaagtaacagaaataaaGTAGTAGTGCAGTAGGTGAAACTGACGATCTAGAAGCAAAGAAAAATCTTTCAATTCCATCAAAGCTGTAAACTTCCACTATCAGATTCCTGAAAATTGTGAAAATGGGGCCGTTAGAAAGCAACAGCAATGGCTCCTAAAATAGCATAACACACCTTCACTAACCTCCACTTCTGTAGCATTATTTATCTGTTGAAACTTTAATTGTGCTGCACCTTTACTAACACGGTTTAAGCTGCGACCTGCTCGTTAGCAAGGTCCACGCTCCACCAGCAGATTGAATAACGATGATCCTCTTTTCAACCCCCCAACACACGCACCTCCAGACCATCCAACCGCCCGTGACCTACCCCCCCGTGTACAGCCCCTCCCTCAGTGTGGAGAGCCAAGGTTCTGGAACCCCCGTAATCATGTGCCGCAGCCCCACAGGTAACCCTGTCAGCCAGGCCTGCCCCTGTCGCCCATATCACTCAACTGGACTGTTCTCCTGCACTGTAAGTCTCTCTGGACATGAGTCACGCTCgatgactgtaatgtaacactCTGCTCACTTTAGGGCCATACCCTGCCTCACACGAGCACAGCAACTTGTTTGCTTTGCTGCCCCCTAGTTTTTGTTTATGATATtgcttgaatttttttttctttctttcacccTTCCCCACCCCCCTAAAAAAAGACTTGAagagcaaaacatctccaagaTCCAACTTGAAGTTCCGCTTTGACAAGCTGAGCCACTCTACTGCAGTAAGTACTTGTGTGGGGCCCTTGTTAAGAAACACTTCCTGCTGAATGAATTCAGCACACCTGTTCTCTTCCCCTTTGGCAGGAATTTTTATTCACTGTCCTCTACCTTTTCAGACGGTTAGCTAACATTCGCGATCCATTGTGGCAAACTGAGAAAAAGCCACCAGTGTTGCTAACAATAATGTTCACTTTGCTGAATATACGTCAGGATAGTGAAACTGGTTTATAGTGAGTACTGTCATATTAAGGCAATACTGGCTTTAATTCAACTGACTTCACAATTAAAAAGTCACAAGGACAACACACAGTAGTTCTTGTGATActgtttcattaaaaattattaaaagTCTGTAATACAATTATTAAAAAGAATGTGAGAGATAGATCATTGAAAACAGAAATTAATACTAAATCTTAgtgatttaaaaacattatATCCTTATTGGTCGCACTGCACAGGTAGGTCTGTGTAGGGTTCTACTCCTGTGCAAAAAAGGAGAAAGTCTCCATCTTCAATgagcaatgtgtgtgtgggcgtgtgcatGTTAGCATGCATGAGTGTAACATGTACTGTATCTAACAAGTACTgtaagcatgcatgcatgtttgcataactgacttcctgttttcctacagagagggggggagttgTGATAGGAACAGCTTGTGAATTCTGCCTATCTTTTCTCCTCAAAAGAAACTCCAATACTGCTCCACTACTACTGCTGATGCTACAGTATTTCCACTCCCCCACTCATTGGGATGCCACTTGCTTTCCTTCTTGTACCTTTCCTGTATTAAATTGTACTAAAATTCATGACCTTGTTTCTGTCCCAGCAGTAGCAGCTGTCTGAAGGCCAGGTGAAGATCTGAGAGGTGGCTATGGAGTGAGGGGAAGAGACCATGTGCTGAAGTGGATGACATCCTCCattaacatcatcatcaaatGAACTGAGTCTTTCCAGGTTTCGGAGGAAGGGGAAGGAAAGGTGTCCCAAAAAAAGACAACTTTACGGAGAGGTGGCGAGTGATCCTTAAAGCTTCATTCACTGGGAAGCAAAGGAGGAGGACAGAGCTGAGAAGAAAGAAGATTGTCTGTAACAGTCTCATTCCCTTTCCCAAGCATTTTGCACATTCCAAGAGAACTGCCCCCTTGCCTATCCAATGCACAAGAACACATGCACGTAAATGCATATAATTGTACATGCATGTGCCCACATTcattcacatgcacaaacacatgtaaacacacacacagctacaaaaAAAGTTGAAATTCATATTAATTGGACATGCTTGGCAATCAGTTGGACCCCATTACTTCCTTCCCCCTCCAATGAAAACCAGCTCAGTCCTTGCAGGTCTCATCATCACCAGGGTTAATGAAATTAGcataaacataaatatgtttttaaaatatataaatgaaacaGAGGAGCTCCACCGACCATGTTAAAACCTACTCCATGACTGGTGGAGCTCCATTCTGTTTTAAAGTAAATTGTCTGTCTTACCCCTATTTCATTATGCAGGGTGAATAGAGCATTGATCCTGCCTCCATGTCACCTATACTGCTCCACCTGCCCTGTGTTTCAAGCCACTGTCACATTGTCACTCACTGCCCAAAAGCACATTAatgggaaggttttttttttccattcaggaAGTTTCTTCTCCACTGCCAGTGGTACTCTGCCTTGTTCATAATATGGTTTCAACAAGTGGAAATGcactatatgtacagtatatcggATCAGTTAAAGAGAAGAAAGGTTCTGGAGAAAACACCtaaaaatgacaatgaatggaacaatggtcccttcctttcatttttcattgttgttATTAAAACCTGACTGATCTCTAGCTGCTCCCGAAACATAATAACACAGGTGGACACCCTGCCTCACCCATGGTACGATCCTACCATATAAGCTCTTATACCTGTTGGTATACTGTAATAGAGATGTGTCTTGGTAAGCATTTCACATATATTGAGAAACAAGTAATGACTACTAATAGGGTCCAGCAACTGCACAGTACAAGTCTGCACAAAAAGGAATACAGCGCTCAACTTAAGCATCTGAAATCTACTTATTTGTGAAGTGTAGACAGTGCCCGGGCAGATATTTTATGGAATCCTGTGGAAAAAGGATATGTGAGAATGTTAAGTCTTAAGTACAGCAGAAAAAACTTTGGATTTTAGAAAATCACCCATTTCAAATGTACTCATTACAACTCATCAACCCATAATGGCTTTTGCCATCTGTCAAAAAGCTATTACTGTAACAggaataaaaacaatgttttttttttaagtgtcctTATTGGAAACGTAAAAATTCCCTTCAGAAATGGTGATTTGAGGTGAACTTGAGAAATGAAAAATAGTCATTACAAGTAAAAGTAAGTTATTCCTCAAAGGGACAATGCCCAAAAAGCGATGTTGGTACTCAACAGATTGTTTCTCGAAGATGTACAGAATCCAGGTTCTACTGTCAGAaatgtttaaagaaaataaaacaagaaatg contains:
- the LOC133132176 gene encoding rap1 GTPase-activating protein 2-like isoform X4 produces the protein MSQPGSSVRSKRAGIRAAVVLIGLLHKSRRHRDRNEELERKQEMLTISNVPLGECPPSPPRTAPPTMKSAEFFDMLEKMEVPKAEEPRTGPQRHKDDYIPYPRIEEVLDKGGPFPQVILPQFGGYWIEDAEALAGTPISTDSSFCDEDDGGGMSPSGPYGFRLECNSTARAYRRHFLGREHMNYYCTGSSLGNLILSLKHEEADSQEYLRIILRSRTKTIYDRISLAGLPQLPSVPQIAKLLCDDVTGLKFSPILYPRGSQLIVSFDEHEINNTFKFGVIYQKFGQTSEEELFGNNEETPAFTEFLNMLGDCVELQDFKGFRGGLDVSHGQTGSQSVYTVFRDRELMFHVSTKLPYTEGDPQQLQRKRHIGNDIVAAVFQEEPTPFVPDMIASNFLHAYILVQVENPCTEHTTYKVSVTAREDVPTFGPPLPNPAVFKKGPEFREFLLTKLINAENACYKSDRFAKLEGRTRAALLDNLHDEVHRQTQAMMGLGLGSDEEKLENGSHGGLLESFKRAMRVRSHSMETMVGSHRHRSPGGGAGGVPASLSGGVVTQTSAECTKSTYTPPALSAKSPLKSPVKRRSGLFPRLHSSTDSQTDRHSRSEQRISDSSHLSQEVRSEPSSNPSSPEICPNKERPFIKLKDCSSRANISRSSSSTSSFSSATGEGEALEEMDTVSTTTIQPPVTYPPVYSPSLSVESQGSGTPVIMCRSPTDLKSKTSPRSNLKFRFDKLSHSTAQ
- the LOC133132176 gene encoding rap1 GTPase-activating protein 2-like isoform X10; the protein is MSVRQRETENTKQENESAEFFDMLEKMEVPKAEEPRTGPQRHKDDYIPYPRIEEVLDKGGPFPQVILPQFGGYWIEDAEALAGTPISTDSSFCDEDDGGGMSPSGPYGFRLECNSTARAYRRHFLGREHMNYYCTGSSLGNLILSLKHEEADSQEYLRIILRSRTKTIYDRISLAGLPQLPSVPQIAKLLCDDVTGLKFSPILYPRGSQLIVSFDEHEINNTFKFGVIYQKFGQTSEEELFGNNEETPAFTEFLNMLGDCVELQDFKGFRGGLDVSHGQTGSQSVYTVFRDRELMFHVSTKLPYTEGDPQQLQRKRHIGNDIVAAVFQEEPTPFVPDMIASNFLHAYILVQVENPCTEHTTYKVSVTAREDVPTFGPPLPNPAVFKKGPEFREFLLTKLINAENACYKSDRFAKLEGRTRAALLDNLHDEVHRQTQAMMGLGLGSDEEKLENGSHGGLLESFKRAMRVRSHSMETMVGSHRHRSPGGGAGGVPASLSGGVVTQTSAECTKSTYTPPALSAKSPLKSPVKRRSGLFPRLHSSTDSQTDRHSRSEQRISDSSHLSQEVRSEPSSNPSSPEICPNKERPFIKLKDCSSRANISRSSSSTSSFSSATGEGEALEEMDTVSTTTIQPPVTYPPVYSPSLSVESQGSGTPVIMCRSPTDLKSKTSPRSNLKFRFDKLSHSTAQ
- the LOC133132176 gene encoding rap1 GTPase-activating protein 2-like isoform X11 — translated: MSVRQRETENTKQENESAEFFDMLEKMEDDYIPYPRIEEVLDKGGPFPQVILPQFGGYWIEDAEALAGTPISTDSSFCDEDDGGGMSPSGPYGFRLECNSTARAYRRHFLGREHMNYYCTGSSLGNLILSLKHEEADSQEYLRIILRSRTKTIYDRISLAGLPQLPSVPQIAKLLCDDVTGLKFSPILYPRGSQLIVSFDEHEINNTFKFGVIYQKFGQTSEEELFGNNEETPAFTEFLNMLGDCVELQDFKGFRGGLDVSHGQTGSQSVYTVFRDRELMFHVSTKLPYTEGDPQQLQRKRHIGNDIVAAVFQEEPTPFVPDMIASNFLHAYILVQVENPCTEHTTYKVSVTAREDVPTFGPPLPNPAVFKKGPEFREFLLTKLINAENACYKSDRFAKLEGRTRAALLDNLHDEVHRQTQAMMGLGLGSDEEKLENGSHGGLLESFKRAMRVRSHSMETMVGSHRHRSPGGGAGGVPASLSGGVVTQTSAECTKSTYTPPALSAKSPLKSPVKRRSGLFPRLHSSTDSQTDRHSRSEQRISDSSHLSQEVRSEPSSNPSSPEICPNKERPFIKLKDCSSRANISRSSSSTSSFSSATGEGEALEEMDTVSTTTIQPPVTYPPVYSPSLSVESQGSGTPVIMCRSPTDLKSKTSPRSNLKFRFDKLSHSTAQ
- the LOC133132176 gene encoding rap1 GTPase-activating protein 2-like isoform X12, whose amino-acid sequence is MSVRQRETENTKQENEDDYIPYPRIEEVLDKGGPFPQVILPQFGGYWIEDAEALAGTPISTDSSFCDEDDGGGMSPSGPYGFRLECNSTARAYRRHFLGREHMNYYCTGSSLGNLILSLKHEEADSQEYLRIILRSRTKTIYDRISLAGLPQLPSVPQIAKLLCDDVTGLKFSPILYPRGSQLIVSFDEHEINNTFKFGVIYQKFGQTSEEELFGNNEETPAFTEFLNMLGDCVELQDFKGFRGGLDVSHGQTGSQSVYTVFRDRELMFHVSTKLPYTEGDPQQLQRKRHIGNDIVAAVFQEEPTPFVPDMIASNFLHAYILVQVENPCTEHTTYKVSVTAREDVPTFGPPLPNPAVFKKGPEFREFLLTKLINAENACYKSDRFAKLEGRTRAALLDNLHDEVHRQTQAMMGLGLGSDEEKLENGSHGGLLESFKRAMRVRSHSMETMVGSHRHRSPGGGAGGVPASLSGGVVTQTSAECTKSTYTPPALSAKSPLKSPVKRRSGLFPRLHSSTDSQTDRHSRSEQRISDSSHLSQEVRSEPSSNPSSPEICPNKERPFIKLKDCSSRANISRSSSSTSSFSSATGEGEALEEMDTVSTTTIQPPVTYPPVYSPSLSVESQGSGTPVIMCRSPTDLKSKTSPRSNLKFRFDKLSHSTAQ
- the LOC133132176 gene encoding rap1 GTPase-activating protein 2-like isoform X3 yields the protein MASRRQRTKARWELVRWYVREGKYKVEERTLSAFQWLYSPYQHRISNRADRQSPDRIDKSTLSALKGRKQEMLTISNVPLGECPPSPPRTAPPTMKSAEFFDMLEKMEDDYIPYPRIEEVLDKGGPFPQVILPQFGGYWIEDAEALAGTPISTDSSFCDEDDGGGMSPSGPYGFRLECNSTARAYRRHFLGREHMNYYCTGSSLGNLILSLKHEEADSQEYLRIILRSRTKTIYDRISLAGLPQLPSVPQIAKLLCDDVTGLKFSPILYPRGSQLIVSFDEHEINNTFKFGVIYQKFGQTSEEELFGNNEETPAFTEFLNMLGDCVELQDFKGFRGGLDVSHGQTGSQSVYTVFRDRELMFHVSTKLPYTEGDPQQLQRKRHIGNDIVAAVFQEEPTPFVPDMIASNFLHAYILVQVENPCTEHTTYKVSVTAREDVPTFGPPLPNPAVFKKGPEFREFLLTKLINAENACYKSDRFAKLEGRTRAALLDNLHDEVHRQTQAMMGLGLGSDEEKLENGSHGGLLESFKRAMRVRSHSMETMVGSHRHRSPGGGAGGVPASLSGGVVTQTSAECTKSTYTPPALSAKSPLKSPVKRRSGLFPRLHSSTDSQTDRHSRSEQRISDSSHLSQEVRSEPSSNPSSPEICPNKERPFIKLKDCSSRANISRSSSSTSSFSSATGEGEALEEMDTVSTTTIQPPVTYPPVYSPSLSVESQGSGTPVIMCRSPTDLKSKTSPRSNLKFRFDKLSHSTAQ
- the LOC133132176 gene encoding rap1 GTPase-activating protein 2-like isoform X9, with protein sequence MLTISNVPLGECPPSPPRTAPPTMKSAEFFDMLEKMEVPKAEEPRTGPQRHKDDYIPYPRIEEVLDKGGPFPQVILPQFGGYWIEDAEALAGTPISTDSSFCDEDDGGGMSPSGPYGFRLECNSTARAYRRHFLGREHMNYYCTGSSLGNLILSLKHEEADSQEYLRIILRSRTKTIYDRISLAGLPQLPSVPQIAKLLCDDVTGLKFSPILYPRGSQLIVSFDEHEINNTFKFGVIYQKFGQTSEEELFGNNEETPAFTEFLNMLGDCVELQDFKGFRGGLDVSHGQTGSQSVYTVFRDRELMFHVSTKLPYTEGDPQQLQRKRHIGNDIVAAVFQEEPTPFVPDMIASNFLHAYILVQVENPCTEHTTYKVSVTAREDVPTFGPPLPNPAVFKKGPEFREFLLTKLINAENACYKSDRFAKLEGRTRAALLDNLHDEVHRQTQAMMGLGLGSDEEKLENGSHGGLLESFKRAMRVRSHSMETMVGSHRHRSPGGGAGGVPASLSGGVVTQTSAECTKSTYTPPALSAKSPLKSPVKRRSGLFPRLHSSTDSQTDRHSRSEQRISDSSHLSQEVRSEPSSNPSSPEICPNKERPFIKLKDCSSRANISRSSSSTSSFSSATGEGEALEEMDTVSTTTIQPPVTYPPVYSPSLSVESQGSGTPVIMCRSPTDLKSKTSPRSNLKFRFDKLSHSTAQ